The Bacillota bacterium genome window below encodes:
- a CDS encoding MFS transporter — protein LYYGLTFLSGGRRHIFLTFAQYALASLYGLSAAQISVAIGTVSIVSFFTRPLMGRVIDHFGERRILVFNYTTLTLLYLGYAYVHYLPLVYLIFGLDQLFMDFDMAQLTYLDKICPRAEIPAALSTGSTINHISGVGFPILGGFIWRVLGPSATFVLGAILAAVTAVVSTFVHPEKAAVPRSDGIPA, from the coding sequence GTCTGTACTACGGACTGACGTTCCTGTCCGGAGGCCGGCGTCACATCTTCCTCACCTTCGCTCAATACGCGCTGGCCAGCCTGTACGGCCTGTCGGCGGCCCAGATCTCGGTGGCCATCGGCACGGTCAGCATCGTCTCCTTCTTCACCCGACCCCTGATGGGGCGGGTCATCGACCATTTCGGCGAGCGGCGTATCCTGGTCTTCAACTACACCACCCTGACCCTTCTTTACCTGGGCTACGCCTACGTCCACTACCTTCCCCTGGTCTACCTGATCTTCGGGCTGGACCAGTTGTTCATGGACTTCGACATGGCCCAGCTGACCTACCTCGATAAGATCTGCCCTCGGGCCGAGATCCCGGCGGCTCTGTCCACCGGAAGCACCATCAACCACATCAGCGGCGTGGGCTTCCCCATCCTCGGCGGGTTCATCTGGCGCGTCCTGGGTCCCAGCGCCACCTTCGTCCTGGGGGCGATCCTGGCCGCCGTGACCGCCGTCGTGTCGACCTTCGTCCATCCGGAAAAGGCCGCCGTCCCGCGAAGCGATGGGATCCCGGCCTGA